The Mytilus galloprovincialis chromosome 7, xbMytGall1.hap1.1, whole genome shotgun sequence genome has a window encoding:
- the LOC143082937 gene encoding dnaJ homolog subfamily C member 5-like isoform X1: protein MNRPRHLSSSGNSLYELLSLEKSATHDDIKKAYRRLALKFHPDKNPDDPSAAEKFKEISHAHTVLIDTTRRQIYDEYGSMGLWAADQFGEENVNVYLMLTSKWCKAFFICCGLITCCYCCLCCCCCCGKCRPEHPEDDYANLHTPLQDEFSSTPEESPVTSQPHGGAIPIPAPGNDSVTESTTLKPEAKSYGAGEDSPKAPEKVAENGVNRQS, encoded by the exons gAGTTCTGGTAACTCACTTTATGAATTACTAAGTTTAGAAAAATCAGCAACACATGATGATATTAAAAAGGCTTATCGCaga tTGGCTTTAAAGTTTCATCCGGATAAGAATCCAGATGATCCGTCTGCGGCGGAAAAG TTTAAAGAAATAAGCCATGCCCACACAGTATTAATAGACACAACAAGACGCCAAATATATGATGAATATGGATCTATGGGACTATGGGCCGCTGACCAGTTTGGTGAAGAAAATGTTAATGTATATTTGATGCTTACCAGTAAATGGTGTAAA gcattttttatatgttgtggtCTGATAACATGCTGCTATTGTTGTCTTTGCTGTTGCTGCTGCTGTGGAAAATGTCGACCAGAACATCCGGAGGATGACTACGCAAATTTACAT ACTCCTTTGCAGGATGAATTCAGTTCCACACCTGAAGAATCACCCGTGACTTCACAACCCCATGGTGGGGCTATACCTATTCCTGCTCCAGGTAACGATAGCGTTACAGAATCTACTACACTAAAACCAGAAGCCAAAAGTTACGGTGCAGGAGAAGATTCACCGAAGGCACCAGAGAAAGTAGCTGaaaatggagtcaatagacagAGCTAA
- the LOC143082937 gene encoding dnaJ homolog subfamily C member 5-like isoform X2, with protein MNRPRHLSSSGNSLYELLSLEKSATHDDIKKAYRRLALKFHPDKNPDDPSAAEKFKEISHAHTVLIDTTRRQIYDEYGSMGLWAADQFGEENVNVYLMLTSKWCKAFFICCGLITCCYCCLCCCCCCGKCRPEHPEDDYANLHDEFSSTPEESPVTSQPHGGAIPIPAPGNDSVTESTTLKPEAKSYGAGEDSPKAPEKVAENGVNRQS; from the exons gAGTTCTGGTAACTCACTTTATGAATTACTAAGTTTAGAAAAATCAGCAACACATGATGATATTAAAAAGGCTTATCGCaga tTGGCTTTAAAGTTTCATCCGGATAAGAATCCAGATGATCCGTCTGCGGCGGAAAAG TTTAAAGAAATAAGCCATGCCCACACAGTATTAATAGACACAACAAGACGCCAAATATATGATGAATATGGATCTATGGGACTATGGGCCGCTGACCAGTTTGGTGAAGAAAATGTTAATGTATATTTGATGCTTACCAGTAAATGGTGTAAA gcattttttatatgttgtggtCTGATAACATGCTGCTATTGTTGTCTTTGCTGTTGCTGCTGCTGTGGAAAATGTCGACCAGAACATCCGGAGGATGACTACGCAAATTTACAT GATGAATTCAGTTCCACACCTGAAGAATCACCCGTGACTTCACAACCCCATGGTGGGGCTATACCTATTCCTGCTCCAGGTAACGATAGCGTTACAGAATCTACTACACTAAAACCAGAAGCCAAAAGTTACGGTGCAGGAGAAGATTCACCGAAGGCACCAGAGAAAGTAGCTGaaaatggagtcaatagacagAGCTAA